A window of the Syntrophothermus lipocalidus DSM 12680 genome harbors these coding sequences:
- a CDS encoding type II toxin-antitoxin system RelE/ParE family toxin gives MENKRQYKVIVSDRARQLLACHVLFLAQKSPTAARKVKNNLMDAIRSLHQMPERFPFLEAEFIPPNKYHKMFVEKWYLVLYQIKDRTVYVDYIVDCRQDYRWLLR, from the coding sequence ATGGAAAATAAACGCCAATACAAGGTGATTGTTTCTGACCGTGCCCGTCAGCTGCTGGCATGCCATGTCCTTTTTCTAGCGCAGAAAAGCCCCACCGCCGCCCGCAAGGTAAAAAACAACCTGATGGATGCCATCCGTTCCCTACATCAAATGCCCGAGCGTTTTCCGTTTCTGGAGGCAGAATTTATACCACCGAATAAATATCACAAGATGTTCGTCGAAAAATGGTATTTGGTTTTGTATCAAATCAAAGACCGGACGGTGTACGTTGACTATATCGTCGACTGCAGGCAGGATTATAGGTGGCTGTTGCGTTAG
- a CDS encoding heavy-metal-associated domain-containing protein, translated as MWKDFKAPVAVIAFVVTLGVAMAGYSLYNRYLIEKPVQEEMSRVPGVQEVEINRENHKVTVTVTMEDMEDFAPSYRDVDKLAKERFGEGNYSLEIKDTRNQELEEVYRGLQLYLYQGIANNSFLWLNQEINKVAREHQLKYKLSVDEDNLYLQLHKQGHYLYEVIKRGDDNSSEPAVGR; from the coding sequence GTGTGGAAGGACTTCAAAGCACCGGTAGCCGTGATCGCCTTTGTGGTTACCTTGGGCGTAGCGATGGCTGGGTATAGCTTGTACAACCGTTATCTTATCGAGAAACCGGTTCAGGAAGAGATGAGCCGGGTACCCGGAGTACAAGAAGTTGAGATCAATAGAGAAAACCATAAAGTAACTGTCACAGTTACAATGGAGGATATGGAAGACTTCGCGCCTAGTTACAGAGATGTCGATAAGTTGGCTAAGGAACGGTTTGGGGAAGGAAATTACTCTTTGGAAATCAAAGACACGAGGAACCAGGAGCTTGAAGAAGTTTACCGCGGACTTCAACTCTACCTTTACCAGGGCATAGCCAATAATTCTTTTCTGTGGCTGAACCAAGAAATTAATAAAGTGGCTAGAGAACACCAATTGAAGTACAAGTTGAGCGTTGATGAAGACAACCTGTACCTTCAATTGCACAAACAGGGACATTATCTGTACGAGGTTATAAAAAGAGGAGATGATAACAGCTCTGAACCAGCGGTGGGGAGGTAG
- the thpR gene encoding RNA 2',3'-cyclic phosphodiesterase yields MRIFVAIPVSEDLRKQVGAIKSELLTVGADVKWVEPHNYHLTVKFIGEVEEHEVSKIIDALRRVGEESPPFTLKPKQAGFFPNERRPRVIWIGLEGELEKAFWLGERVDAYLAELGYEPENNRKYHLTLGRVRSERNVRELVSLLRKLSYETDFSRLRVEEIRLMQSQLSSKGPTYSVLEKIRLNG; encoded by the coding sequence GTGAGAATCTTCGTCGCAATACCTGTTTCAGAAGATCTGAGAAAACAAGTCGGGGCCATTAAATCAGAACTGTTGACGGTAGGAGCGGATGTAAAATGGGTTGAGCCTCATAACTACCACCTCACGGTAAAGTTTATCGGGGAAGTAGAGGAACATGAAGTATCTAAGATCATAGACGCATTGCGCCGAGTGGGAGAAGAATCGCCGCCTTTTACGTTGAAACCTAAACAAGCCGGGTTTTTCCCCAATGAACGAAGACCACGGGTGATATGGATCGGGCTTGAGGGGGAACTGGAAAAGGCTTTTTGGCTGGGAGAAAGGGTAGACGCCTATTTGGCGGAGCTCGGGTATGAGCCCGAAAATAACCGTAAGTACCACCTGACTCTGGGAAGAGTCCGTTCGGAAAGAAATGTTCGAGAACTCGTATCTTTGTTGCGTAAGTTATCTTATGAAACCGATTTTTCGCGGCTCAGGGTAGAGGAAATCCGTTTAATGCAAAGTCAGCTAAGTTCAAAAGGTCCCACGTATTCTGTCTTGGAGAAGATACGGCTTAACGGGTGA
- a CDS encoding competence/damage-inducible protein A, producing MTDLSTQAYIISTGTELLLGDVVETNSVFISRRLASMGIRVVGKSVVGDSRSSLEKAFRLGLEMGDIVIATGGLGPTRDDITKEVACEVMGCSLELRPEEVARIREFFKRRNRDMPESNLRQAMFPPEARVLSNPRGTAPGMFLEKDGRTVILLPGPPREMQPMFSEEVEPLLRQKLGEKMGLVKTRVIKVIGPGESKVEEMIKEFLDGLRGVSIALLAEEGEIHVRVTCEGEGLEQVETRVAALETGLVKALGQNVFGYDDDTLASVVSCMLRERGLRVAFAESCTGGLLAKMVTDLPGSSNIFWGGVVSYSNEAKIQILGVSPSTLASFGAVSPETAGEMAHGIRSRSGADIGIGITGIAGPDGGTLEKPVGLVYMGLADANRVLTKELRLTGGRESIRTLTAKSALDWLRRYLTGRG from the coding sequence GTGACCGATTTGAGTACTCAGGCCTATATCATTTCTACAGGGACCGAGCTTCTTTTGGGAGATGTGGTAGAGACTAATTCGGTTTTCATTTCCCGTCGTCTTGCTTCTATGGGAATCAGGGTTGTAGGCAAGTCGGTAGTCGGCGACAGCCGGTCAAGTCTAGAAAAAGCCTTCAGACTCGGGTTAGAAATGGGAGATATAGTGATTGCAACTGGAGGATTGGGCCCGACCCGAGACGATATCACCAAGGAAGTGGCTTGCGAAGTGATGGGGTGCAGCTTGGAGTTGCGCCCGGAGGAAGTGGCCAGGATAAGAGAGTTTTTCAAGCGGCGGAACCGGGACATGCCGGAGAGCAACTTGCGCCAGGCCATGTTCCCTCCAGAAGCCAGGGTTCTTTCCAATCCCCGTGGAACGGCCCCCGGTATGTTCTTGGAAAAAGACGGTAGGACCGTAATTCTCTTGCCTGGTCCACCCAGGGAAATGCAGCCCATGTTTTCGGAAGAAGTAGAACCTTTATTAAGGCAAAAACTCGGGGAAAAGATGGGACTTGTGAAAACCCGGGTAATAAAAGTCATAGGGCCAGGAGAATCAAAAGTGGAAGAGATGATAAAGGAGTTTTTGGATGGACTGCGAGGGGTTTCTATTGCCCTTTTGGCGGAAGAAGGCGAGATCCACGTCAGGGTAACATGTGAAGGGGAAGGTCTTGAACAGGTAGAAACAAGAGTGGCCGCGCTTGAAACGGGTCTCGTCAAGGCTTTGGGACAGAACGTTTTCGGCTATGACGACGATACTCTAGCCTCGGTGGTCTCTTGTATGTTGCGAGAAAGAGGACTTCGGGTAGCTTTTGCCGAATCCTGTACCGGGGGACTTTTGGCCAAAATGGTAACCGATCTGCCGGGCAGCTCGAATATTTTTTGGGGTGGAGTAGTCTCCTATTCTAACGAGGCGAAGATACAAATACTTGGGGTCAGCCCTTCGACTCTGGCTAGTTTTGGTGCTGTTAGTCCCGAGACCGCAGGGGAGATGGCGCACGGTATAAGATCGCGTTCCGGCGCAGACATCGGCATAGGTATCACGGGGATCGCCGGGCCGGACGGGGGGACTCTGGAGAAACCGGTGGGCCTTGTATACATGGGTTTGGCAGATGCCAACCGGGTTCTTACTAAGGAATTACGTTTAACAGGGGGAAGAGAATCGATAAGGACCTTGACGGCAAAGAGCGCTTTGGATTGGTTGCGGAGATACTTGACAGGGAGAGGATAA
- the recA gene encoding recombinase RecA has translation MSERSDRLEALESAIRKIEKDFGRGSIMKLGEAAAMNVAVVPTGCLSLDMALGVGGLPRGRVVEIFGPESSGKTTVALHVIAEAQKDGGIAAFIDVEHALDPLYAKRLGVNINDLLVSQPDTGEQALEIAEALVRSGAVDVLVVDSVAALVPKAELEGEMGDIHVGLQARLMSQALRKLTGTISKSRTCAIFINQIREKVGVVYGNPETTPGGRALKFYASVRLEVRKVDNIKQGTETVGSRTRVKVVKNKVAPPFKQAEFDIMYGEGISKEGDLLDLGVELKILQKSGAWYSYEGERIGQGRENVKDFLRANPDVFKEVESRIRTALIGPRETREVDQS, from the coding sequence ATGTCTGAGAGGTCGGATCGGCTAGAGGCTCTTGAATCGGCGATAAGAAAAATAGAGAAGGATTTCGGAAGAGGTTCCATCATGAAGCTGGGAGAAGCCGCAGCCATGAATGTCGCCGTTGTACCCACCGGATGCCTCTCCCTAGATATGGCCTTAGGTGTTGGGGGACTGCCACGCGGACGGGTAGTTGAGATATTCGGGCCCGAGTCATCGGGGAAGACCACAGTAGCTCTGCATGTAATAGCCGAGGCCCAGAAAGATGGCGGTATTGCCGCTTTTATTGACGTCGAACATGCATTGGATCCTCTGTACGCTAAGAGACTGGGAGTCAATATCAATGACTTATTAGTATCTCAGCCAGATACTGGGGAACAAGCTCTAGAGATCGCAGAAGCCCTCGTACGCAGTGGGGCTGTAGATGTGCTGGTTGTAGATTCAGTCGCGGCCTTGGTTCCCAAAGCCGAGTTGGAAGGTGAAATGGGGGATATTCACGTAGGCTTACAGGCGCGCCTCATGTCCCAGGCTCTTCGTAAACTTACCGGCACAATCAGCAAATCGAGAACTTGTGCTATTTTCATTAATCAAATACGGGAAAAGGTTGGGGTTGTGTATGGTAACCCCGAGACGACACCGGGAGGACGTGCCTTGAAGTTTTACGCTTCTGTGCGTCTAGAAGTCCGGAAGGTCGATAACATAAAACAGGGGACAGAAACTGTTGGCAGCAGAACCCGCGTGAAGGTGGTGAAGAATAAAGTGGCTCCGCCTTTCAAGCAGGCAGAGTTCGATATAATGTACGGGGAAGGTATTTCCAAAGAAGGCGATCTGTTGGATCTGGGTGTGGAGCTGAAGATTTTGCAAAAGAGCGGGGCCTGGTATTCTTACGAGGGCGAGCGAATAGGGCAGGGCCGCGAGAATGTAAAAGATTTTCTGCGGGCCAATCCCGATGTGTTTAAAGAGGTGGAATCCAGGATTAGAACTGCTTTGATCGGCCCTCGGGAAACACGCGAGGTGGACCAGAGTTAA
- a CDS encoding type II toxin-antitoxin system prevent-host-death family antitoxin, with protein MHIKPSASIRQNYNEIAALCKSTGEPVFLTKNGEGDLVVMDIEAFTRREKMLKLREELLAVEEDRLAGRAGVTPDELDKYLNSIIDEVGHGK; from the coding sequence GTGCATATTAAACCGTCGGCAAGCATCCGGCAGAATTACAATGAGATTGCGGCTTTGTGCAAGTCAACCGGAGAACCCGTTTTTTTAACCAAAAACGGCGAAGGAGATCTTGTCGTCATGGATATAGAGGCGTTTACCCGTCGCGAAAAAATGCTGAAGCTGAGGGAAGAACTTCTGGCTGTGGAGGAAGATCGTCTGGCAGGGCGGGCAGGAGTTACGCCGGATGAACTGGACAAGTATCTGAACAGCATTATAGACGAGGTAGGACATGGAAAATAA
- a CDS encoding AAA family ATPase encodes MSREIALGSGIGILIFLAVLGVNVLPFIFFAGIIVAFYFFYQMQGTGGFKGLDSREQVGGLITFDDIGGQDSAIKELREALEFLLRPVEILEMGIRPLKGILLVGPPGTGKTLLARAAASYTKSSFLATSGSEFIEMYAGVGAKRVRQLFSEARKKARMSGKNSAILFIDELEVLGARRGSHQSHMEYDQTLNQLLVEMDGLMPDDETRLLVVGATNRADMLDPALLRPGRFDRQVMVSLPDKKGRIRILEIHTRNKPLADDVDMEDLGRVTFGFSGAHLESLANEAAILAFREGSKKIHHRHFREAVDKVILGEKLERTPTDEELRRVGVHESGHALVSELLQPGSVSSLTVVPRGQALGYMRKSPQDDQYLYTWDELCGQIMVALAGAISEEIWFGSRSTGAKSDFEQAWEIARQIVVSGLSPLGVVHVEDIPQEVMYNECSRIIKGLEDKTKELLVQNYSVLQLVAEKLLEEETLDRNQFGSLLEDRLQIAV; translated from the coding sequence GTGTCACGCGAAATCGCCCTAGGGTCAGGCATAGGCATCTTGATTTTTCTGGCTGTTCTGGGGGTTAATGTTCTCCCTTTCATCTTTTTTGCCGGGATTATAGTGGCTTTTTATTTTTTTTATCAGATGCAAGGAACCGGGGGATTCAAAGGGTTGGATTCCCGCGAACAGGTCGGAGGTTTGATTACCTTCGATGACATAGGCGGACAGGATTCTGCTATTAAGGAGCTAAGAGAGGCCTTGGAGTTTCTTCTACGACCTGTTGAAATTCTGGAAATGGGCATTCGCCCCTTGAAGGGAATCCTGTTGGTAGGGCCACCGGGCACAGGTAAGACTCTGTTGGCCAGGGCAGCAGCCAGTTATACCAAATCATCGTTTCTGGCAACTTCGGGCAGCGAGTTTATTGAAATGTACGCCGGAGTAGGAGCGAAACGGGTGCGACAGCTGTTCAGTGAGGCCCGTAAAAAAGCGCGTATGTCGGGAAAGAATAGTGCCATACTTTTTATTGACGAACTGGAAGTCTTGGGAGCGCGAAGGGGTTCTCACCAAAGCCATATGGAGTATGACCAGACGCTCAACCAATTGCTGGTAGAAATGGATGGGTTGATGCCCGACGATGAGACCAGGCTGTTGGTAGTCGGGGCGACCAATAGGGCTGACATGTTGGATCCGGCTTTACTAAGACCGGGACGGTTTGACCGCCAAGTTATGGTCAGCCTTCCTGACAAAAAAGGGCGAATCAGGATTCTCGAGATACACACCCGCAATAAACCGCTGGCCGATGATGTCGACATGGAAGACCTGGGACGGGTTACTTTCGGGTTTTCGGGGGCGCATCTAGAGAGTTTGGCCAACGAAGCCGCTATTTTGGCTTTCCGGGAAGGAAGCAAAAAGATACATCACCGCCACTTTAGAGAGGCGGTGGATAAAGTTATTTTGGGAGAAAAACTGGAAAGAACACCTACAGACGAGGAGCTCCGGCGGGTAGGTGTGCACGAATCTGGACATGCTCTGGTCAGCGAGTTACTACAGCCAGGTTCGGTTTCTTCACTTACGGTGGTGCCGAGAGGACAGGCTCTAGGGTACATGCGGAAGTCACCGCAGGACGACCAGTATCTTTACACCTGGGATGAGCTCTGCGGGCAGATTATGGTTGCCCTGGCCGGGGCTATCAGTGAAGAAATATGGTTTGGTAGCCGGAGTACTGGGGCCAAGAGTGACTTCGAGCAGGCGTGGGAGATAGCACGCCAAATAGTGGTGAGCGGTTTATCTCCTTTGGGGGTAGTTCATGTTGAGGACATTCCTCAGGAAGTTATGTACAACGAGTGCAGCAGGATCATAAAGGGATTGGAGGATAAAACCAAGGAACTTCTAGTCCAGAACTACTCGGTCTTGCAATTGGTTGCGGAAAAACTTTTGGAAGAAGAGACACTGGACCGAAATCAGTTTGGAAGTTTGCTAGAAGACAGGCTTCAGATTGCGGTCTAA
- the rny gene encoding ribonuclease Y: MQFTSIIIAVVALIAGIGAGYVLRRNVAESKLGAAEEEAKRILEEAIKEAEAKRKEILLEAKDEIHRARQEAERDNRERRRELDRIERRIIQKEETLDKKLENIEQKEQMLREKEIDIEKTQADLQVILSQQLKELERLSGLSSEQAKELLLRNVEEQIRQETAALIREVEAEAREEAEKRARDVVTLAIQKCAADVAAETTVSVVALPNDEMKGRIIGREGRNIRTFETLTGVDLIIDDTPEAVILSSFDPIRREIARVALEKLIADGRIHPARIEEMVEKATKEIEQEIREVGEQAAFEVGVHGLHPEIIRLLGRLKYRTSYGQNVLKHSIEVAHLAGVMAAELEVDAVLAKRAGLIHDIGKAVDHEVSGSHIEIGVELAKRYRESKEVLHAIAAHHGDIEPETIEAVLVQAADAISASRPGARRETLEAYIKRLEKLEKLADSFSGVERAYAIQAGREVRIMVKPEEIDDLASINLSREIARKVEQDLDYPGQIKVVVIRETRAVDYAK; this comes from the coding sequence ATTCAATTTACTTCCATCATAATTGCGGTAGTAGCGTTGATAGCTGGAATCGGAGCAGGATACGTTCTAAGAAGAAATGTAGCTGAAAGTAAGCTCGGTGCTGCGGAAGAAGAAGCCAAGCGGATACTGGAAGAAGCGATAAAGGAAGCTGAAGCGAAGCGGAAAGAAATATTGTTAGAAGCAAAGGACGAAATTCACCGGGCAAGGCAGGAAGCAGAGAGGGACAACCGGGAGCGAAGGCGTGAACTCGACCGAATAGAACGGAGGATAATTCAGAAAGAAGAAACACTTGACAAGAAATTGGAGAATATCGAGCAGAAGGAGCAGATGCTTCGCGAAAAGGAGATCGATATCGAAAAGACCCAGGCAGACTTGCAGGTGATTTTGAGCCAGCAGCTGAAAGAGCTGGAACGGCTTTCAGGGTTATCCTCGGAGCAGGCTAAGGAGCTTTTACTCCGCAACGTAGAGGAACAGATAAGGCAGGAGACTGCTGCCCTGATCAGGGAAGTGGAAGCCGAGGCTCGAGAGGAAGCGGAGAAAAGAGCTCGGGATGTTGTAACCCTTGCTATACAGAAGTGCGCGGCTGACGTAGCTGCTGAAACAACTGTATCGGTGGTTGCGCTTCCCAACGACGAGATGAAGGGGCGTATTATCGGACGAGAAGGGCGCAATATCCGTACCTTCGAGACCCTTACCGGGGTAGATCTGATAATAGATGACACCCCCGAGGCCGTAATCCTGTCTTCTTTTGACCCGATTCGCAGGGAGATAGCGCGGGTAGCTTTAGAAAAGCTTATCGCGGATGGCAGAATTCATCCCGCGCGAATCGAAGAGATGGTAGAAAAGGCGACTAAGGAGATCGAGCAGGAGATTCGAGAAGTAGGAGAACAAGCGGCATTTGAAGTCGGTGTTCACGGTTTGCACCCCGAGATAATTAGACTGCTGGGCAGACTTAAGTACAGGACGAGTTACGGTCAGAACGTACTCAAACACTCGATTGAAGTAGCGCATTTGGCTGGAGTCATGGCAGCGGAGTTGGAAGTGGACGCGGTTTTGGCTAAGAGGGCAGGCCTGATCCACGATATAGGCAAAGCGGTCGACCACGAAGTGAGTGGTTCTCATATCGAAATCGGTGTGGAACTGGCCAAGAGGTATCGAGAAAGTAAAGAGGTACTTCATGCCATTGCAGCTCATCACGGCGACATCGAGCCTGAAACCATCGAAGCGGTTTTGGTTCAGGCCGCAGACGCCATATCGGCTTCACGACCAGGCGCACGCCGCGAGACCTTGGAGGCTTATATCAAGCGGCTGGAGAAGTTAGAGAAGCTGGCAGATTCTTTTTCTGGGGTCGAGAGAGCCTATGCCATCCAGGCGGGTCGTGAGGTGCGTATAATGGTGAAGCCGGAGGAAATCGATGACCTGGCTTCTATAAACCTTTCTCGGGAAATAGCGAGGAAGGTAGAGCAGGATCTCGATTACCCTGGGCAGATAAAGGTTGTAGTCATACGGGAAACCAGAGCGGTGGATTACGCCAAATAA
- a CDS encoding TIGR00282 family metallophosphoesterase, with translation MNILFIGDIVGRPGRNLVKVLLPSIIREHKVDFVIANAENAAGGKGITGPIKDELVGAGIDVLTMGNHVWDNKAVFDFIDNEPRIVRPGNYPGDCPGQGYHTYISGNCTRVTVVNLSGRVFMNSLDCPFRTADRILDEVRGTSDVIIVDFHAEATSEKQAMGWYLDGKVSAVIGTHTHVQTADERILPGGTAYITDVGMTGPMDSILGMVKEEALHKFLTQRPVRLTVARGRSQLDAVLLRFDPENFTVKTIKRVRYYSEE, from the coding sequence ATGAACATCTTGTTCATCGGGGATATCGTAGGGAGGCCAGGTCGGAACCTGGTTAAGGTGCTGTTACCCTCTATAATCAGGGAGCATAAAGTAGACTTTGTTATTGCTAATGCCGAGAACGCTGCCGGAGGTAAAGGGATAACCGGCCCTATAAAAGATGAGCTTGTCGGAGCCGGAATTGATGTTTTAACCATGGGCAACCATGTGTGGGATAACAAAGCGGTTTTTGATTTTATCGACAATGAGCCGCGGATCGTGAGACCGGGAAACTATCCGGGAGATTGCCCGGGGCAAGGCTATCATACTTATATTTCGGGAAACTGTACACGCGTTACAGTGGTAAACCTTTCCGGGCGGGTGTTTATGAATAGCCTGGACTGCCCTTTTCGGACCGCGGACCGGATACTGGACGAGGTCAGAGGTACTTCGGACGTCATAATTGTAGATTTCCATGCTGAAGCCACCTCCGAGAAGCAGGCTATGGGATGGTATTTAGACGGGAAGGTATCGGCGGTGATAGGTACTCATACCCATGTTCAGACTGCCGATGAACGAATACTGCCGGGAGGAACTGCCTACATCACAGACGTAGGGATGACAGGACCTATGGACTCTATACTAGGAATGGTCAAGGAGGAAGCTCTACACAAGTTTCTCACCCAACGGCCTGTAAGGTTGACGGTAGCACGTGGCAGATCCCAACTGGATGCGGTTTTGTTGCGCTTCGACCCGGAAAATTTTACAGTC